The Klebsiella sp. RHBSTW-00484 genome includes a window with the following:
- a CDS encoding L-ribulose-5-phosphate 4-epimerase has protein sequence MQKLKQQVFEANMDLPRYGLVTFTWGNVSAIDRERGLVAIKPSGVAYETMKVDDMVVVDMDGNIVEGQYRPSSDTSTHLALYRRYPSLGGVVHTHSTHATAWAQAGLAIPALGTTHADYFFGDIPCTRALSALEVEEAYELNTGHVIIETLGEAEPLHTPGIVVYQHGPFAWGKDAHDAVHNAVVMEEVARMAWIARAINPQLKPIDSWLMDKHFMRKHGPNAYYGQK, from the coding sequence ATGCAAAAGCTCAAACAGCAGGTTTTTGAAGCCAACATGGATCTACCGCGCTACGGGCTGGTGACCTTTACCTGGGGCAACGTCAGCGCTATTGACCGCGAACGCGGGCTAGTGGCGATCAAACCCAGCGGCGTTGCTTATGAAACCATGAAGGTAGACGACATGGTGGTGGTGGATATGGACGGTAATATCGTAGAAGGCCAATACCGTCCTTCTTCTGATACCTCCACCCATCTGGCGCTGTATCGTCGCTATCCGAGTCTTGGCGGCGTGGTGCATACCCACTCTACTCATGCGACGGCCTGGGCGCAGGCGGGGTTAGCCATTCCCGCGCTAGGGACGACCCATGCGGACTACTTCTTTGGCGATATTCCCTGCACCAGGGCATTAAGTGCCCTGGAGGTTGAAGAGGCCTATGAGCTGAACACCGGGCACGTCATCATCGAAACGCTGGGCGAGGCCGAACCTCTGCATACGCCGGGTATCGTGGTCTATCAGCACGGTCCGTTTGCCTGGGGCAAAGATGCGCATGATGCGGTGCATAACGCAGTAGTGATGGAAGAGGTAGCGAGAATGGCGTGGATTGCCCGCGCGATTAACCCGCAACTGAAGCCCATCGATAGCTGGCTGATGGACAAACACTTTATGCGTAAACATGGGCCAAACGCCTATTACGGGCAAAAGTAA
- the rplI gene encoding 50S ribosomal protein L9, producing the protein MQVILLDKVANLGSLGDQVNVKAGYARNFLVPQGKAVPATKKNVEFFEARRAELEAKLADVLNAANARAEAINALGTVTIASKSGDEGKLFGSIGTRDIADAVTAAGVAVAKSEVRLPNGVLRTTGEHEVDFQVHSEVFAKLVVNVVAE; encoded by the coding sequence ATGCAAGTTATTCTGCTTGATAAAGTAGCAAACCTGGGTAGCCTGGGTGATCAGGTTAACGTTAAAGCGGGCTATGCTCGTAACTTCCTGGTACCACAGGGTAAAGCTGTTCCTGCTACCAAGAAAAACGTTGAATTCTTCGAAGCACGCCGTGCTGAACTGGAAGCCAAACTGGCTGACGTTCTGAACGCTGCTAACGCACGTGCTGAAGCAATCAACGCACTGGGCACCGTTACCATCGCGTCTAAATCTGGCGACGAAGGTAAACTGTTCGGTTCCATCGGTACCCGCGACATCGCTGACGCTGTAACTGCAGCTGGCGTTGCCGTCGCTAAGAGCGAAGTTCGCCTGCCGAACGGCGTTCTGCGCACCACCGGTGAGCACGAAGTGGACTTCCAGGTTCACAGCGAAGTCTTCGCTAAACTGGTTGTTAACGTTGTAGCTGAGTAA
- a CDS encoding TRAP transporter substrate-binding protein, which produces MKIKLSATLLSTLLMLSLGSAQAVTLKLSHNQDKTHPVHKAMENFATKAKEYSNGEVTIRIYPNGTLGTQRETMELIRSGAIQLVKTNAAEMESFENAYKIFSLPYLFRDRESYYQIMQGEAGQEILNSTKSKGYFGLTFYDGGSRSFYGNKAILKPADLKGLKVRVQPSPGAVEMIKVMGGNPTPLDYGELYTALQQGVVDMAENSVMALTTMRHGEVAKSFSLDEHTMVPDVLLMSNNAFDKLNDTDKAAVLKAAKESMEYMKMLWSEEEQKEFAKLDKMGVKVYKVDKTPFIEIVQPMYANFEKNNPQLTPLLKKIQAEQK; this is translated from the coding sequence ATGAAAATAAAATTATCGGCCACGCTTCTTAGCACATTGTTGATGTTATCTCTCGGCAGTGCGCAAGCCGTGACGCTTAAGCTCAGTCATAACCAGGATAAAACGCATCCGGTCCATAAGGCGATGGAAAATTTTGCGACTAAAGCCAAAGAATATTCTAATGGCGAGGTGACAATCCGTATTTATCCTAACGGCACGCTGGGAACCCAGCGCGAAACCATGGAGCTTATTCGCTCCGGCGCAATCCAGCTGGTAAAAACCAATGCCGCAGAAATGGAATCGTTTGAAAACGCCTATAAAATTTTCAGTTTGCCTTATCTTTTCCGCGACCGTGAAAGCTACTACCAGATTATGCAGGGGGAAGCCGGGCAAGAGATTCTTAACTCAACAAAAAGTAAGGGTTATTTTGGCCTGACTTTCTATGATGGAGGTTCCCGCAGCTTCTATGGCAATAAAGCGATTCTTAAGCCGGCTGACTTAAAAGGATTAAAAGTCAGAGTCCAGCCCAGCCCAGGTGCGGTTGAAATGATCAAGGTGATGGGCGGCAATCCTACACCGCTCGATTACGGTGAGCTTTACACCGCATTGCAGCAGGGCGTTGTCGATATGGCGGAAAATAGCGTTATGGCGCTCACCACAATGCGCCACGGCGAAGTGGCGAAAAGCTTCAGCCTTGATGAACACACCATGGTCCCTGACGTTTTACTGATGAGCAATAATGCCTTCGATAAACTAAACGATACCGACAAAGCCGCAGTTCTTAAAGCCGCCAAGGAATCGATGGAGTATATGAAAATGCTCTGGAGCGAAGAGGAACAGAAGGAATTTGCGAAGCTGGATAAAATGGGCGTAAAAGTCTACAAGGTGGATAAGACGCCATTCATCGAAATCGTACAGCCGATGTACGCTAATTTTGAGAAGAATAATCCTCAGCTCACCCCGCTGCTGAAAAAAATTCAGGCCGAGCAGAAGTAA
- the ulaB gene encoding PTS ascorbate transporter subunit IIB yields the protein MTVRILAVCGNGQGSSMIMKMKVDQFLTQSNIDHTVNSCAVGEYKSELSGADIIIASTHIAGEITVSGNKYVVGVRNMLSPADFGPKLLEVIKEHFPQDVK from the coding sequence GGCAACGGGCAAGGCAGTTCCATGATCATGAAAATGAAAGTGGACCAGTTTTTGACCCAGTCAAATATCGATCACACGGTGAATAGCTGCGCGGTAGGTGAATACAAAAGCGAATTAAGCGGAGCAGACATCATCATCGCCTCCACCCATATCGCCGGGGAGATCACTGTCTCCGGCAACAAATATGTGGTTGGCGTGCGCAACATGCTATCGCCTGCTGACTTTGGTCCGAAGCTGCTGGAAGTGATCAAAGAACATTTCCCGCAGGACGTGAAGTAA
- a CDS encoding MFS transporter, with the protein MVPRFATLSRIPKGVWVLGGVSLLMDVSSEMIHSLLPLFMATTLGASVIIIGIIEGVAEATALMLKVFSGVISDYVGKRKGLALLGYGLGALSKALFAIAPTSGMVFSARMLDRIGKGIRGAPRDALVADVTPPEIRGAAYGLRQALDTIGAFLGPLLAVALMFLWDNDFQSIFWVAVIPAVLSIVLLGFGLKEPKTPVTQKRTNPLRRENLQKLSAAYWWVVAIGSTFTLARFSEAFLVLRAQQMEIPLFAIPLVMVAMNLVYSLTAYPFGKLSDRASHSKMLQWGLLVLIAADIVLALSGHWSTLLAGVALWGIHMGMTQGLLAAMVAHTAPAELRGTAFGMFNLMSGVALLLASAGAGVLWEVFGAASTFYAGAILCVLTLIGMRCMPSAYQQN; encoded by the coding sequence ATGGTCCCGCGCTTTGCGACGTTAAGTCGTATCCCAAAAGGGGTTTGGGTTCTTGGCGGCGTCAGCCTGCTGATGGATGTTTCATCAGAGATGATCCATAGCCTTCTTCCCCTGTTTATGGCGACTACGCTGGGTGCCAGCGTCATTATTATCGGCATTATCGAAGGCGTCGCAGAAGCCACCGCATTGATGCTAAAAGTCTTTTCCGGGGTAATTAGTGATTATGTGGGCAAGCGCAAGGGGCTGGCGCTGCTTGGCTATGGCCTGGGCGCGTTGAGCAAGGCGCTCTTCGCGATTGCGCCCACTTCCGGGATGGTATTTAGCGCGCGGATGCTCGACCGCATCGGCAAAGGAATACGCGGCGCGCCCAGGGATGCGCTGGTCGCCGACGTCACACCGCCGGAAATCCGTGGTGCCGCCTATGGTTTGCGCCAGGCGCTGGATACCATTGGCGCGTTCCTGGGGCCGCTGCTTGCGGTCGCGCTGATGTTTCTCTGGGATAATGATTTCCAGTCTATTTTCTGGGTCGCGGTAATTCCCGCCGTCCTCTCTATTGTCCTGTTGGGCTTTGGGTTAAAAGAGCCAAAAACGCCGGTCACCCAGAAACGAACTAACCCTTTGCGCCGCGAGAATTTACAAAAACTGTCTGCGGCCTACTGGTGGGTTGTGGCTATTGGCTCCACTTTTACCCTCGCCCGCTTCAGTGAAGCGTTCCTGGTTCTACGCGCCCAGCAGATGGAAATCCCGCTGTTCGCCATTCCGCTGGTGATGGTCGCGATGAACCTGGTTTACAGCCTGACCGCCTATCCATTCGGTAAATTATCGGACCGCGCAAGCCACAGCAAAATGCTGCAATGGGGCCTGCTGGTACTGATTGCTGCCGATATTGTGCTGGCCTTAAGCGGTCACTGGAGCACGCTGTTAGCGGGCGTGGCGCTGTGGGGCATTCATATGGGAATGACTCAAGGGTTGCTGGCAGCGATGGTAGCGCATACGGCACCGGCAGAACTGCGAGGCACAGCGTTCGGAATGTTCAACCTGATGAGCGGCGTTGCCCTGCTGCTGGCAAGCGCCGGGGCGGGCGTGCTGTGGGAAGTGTTCGGTGCCGCCTCAACATTTTACGCCGGAGCGATTCTCTGCGTGCTGACGCTAATTGGCATGCGTTGTATGCCGTCGGCTTATCAACAAAACTAA
- the ulaC gene encoding PTS ascorbate transporter subunit IIA — translation MKLRDSLAENNSILLQADASTWREAVKLSVDLLVKADVVEPRYYQAILDGVEQFGPYFVIAPGLAMPHGRPEEGVKKTGFALVTLKTPLVFNHEDNDPVDILITMAAVDANTHQEVGIMQIVNLFEDEANFDRLRACRTAQEVLDLIDNATAAAV, via the coding sequence ATGAAATTACGCGATTCACTGGCGGAAAATAACTCGATCCTCTTACAGGCCGACGCCAGCACCTGGCGGGAAGCGGTAAAACTGAGCGTTGATCTGTTGGTTAAGGCTGACGTGGTCGAGCCTCGTTACTATCAGGCCATTCTTGATGGGGTTGAACAATTTGGCCCGTACTTTGTGATTGCGCCGGGCCTGGCGATGCCGCACGGGCGCCCGGAAGAGGGCGTGAAGAAAACTGGTTTTGCGTTGGTGACGCTGAAAACGCCGCTGGTCTTTAACCACGAAGATAACGACCCGGTCGATATCCTGATAACGATGGCGGCGGTCGATGCCAACACCCATCAGGAAGTGGGCATCATGCAAATCGTCAACCTGTTTGAAGATGAAGCTAATTTTGACCGTTTACGCGCCTGCCGCACCGCGCAGGAAGTGCTGGATTTAATTGATAACGCCACTGCGGCGGCTGTTTAA
- a CDS encoding DMT family transporter: MDAPSIFSRKKVAFACATLCCLLWGSAYPAIKSGYELFQIATDDISSKIVFAGYRFLFAGMLLLLFALIQRKPISRLKGRQYGQLVVLGLTQTSIQYIFFYIGLAFTTGVKGSIMNATGTFFSVLLAHFIYQNDKLSYNKTLGCILGFTGVLLVNFNHSLSDFSFIWLGDGFVVLAAFVLSAATLYGKRISQTVDPTVMTGWQLAFGGIALLVGGYLSGGTLAVHGTASVLILGYLTLLSSVAFALWSILLKHNRVGMIAPFNFLIPVSGSVLSAIFLGENIWDWKYVVALVLVCTGIWWVNKAGKVS; the protein is encoded by the coding sequence ATGGACGCACCCTCAATTTTTTCCCGTAAGAAAGTGGCCTTTGCCTGCGCAACCCTCTGCTGTCTGTTATGGGGAAGTGCTTACCCGGCGATCAAGAGCGGTTATGAACTGTTTCAGATAGCCACTGATGACATATCGTCAAAGATAGTTTTCGCGGGCTACCGTTTTTTATTTGCCGGTATGCTCCTGCTGCTCTTTGCCCTGATACAGCGAAAACCCATCAGTCGCCTGAAGGGGCGTCAGTATGGACAGCTGGTGGTGCTGGGACTAACGCAAACCTCTATCCAGTATATTTTTTTCTATATTGGGCTCGCGTTTACCACCGGCGTCAAAGGGTCGATTATGAATGCCACCGGTACCTTCTTCAGCGTACTGCTGGCGCACTTTATCTACCAAAATGACAAGCTAAGCTACAACAAAACGCTCGGCTGTATTCTTGGTTTTACCGGCGTGCTGCTGGTGAACTTTAACCATTCGCTAAGCGACTTCAGTTTTATCTGGCTGGGAGATGGCTTTGTGGTGCTGGCGGCTTTTGTTCTGTCGGCGGCGACGCTCTACGGTAAGCGCATTTCGCAAACGGTAGACCCAACGGTGATGACCGGCTGGCAGCTGGCTTTTGGTGGTATTGCGCTGTTAGTTGGCGGCTATCTGAGCGGGGGCACGCTCGCCGTACATGGCACTGCATCCGTGTTGATTCTGGGCTATCTGACGCTCCTTTCTTCCGTCGCTTTTGCGCTATGGAGCATCTTACTCAAGCACAATCGCGTGGGCATGATCGCGCCGTTTAACTTCCTGATCCCCGTTTCCGGCTCGGTACTGTCGGCCATTTTCCTCGGCGAAAATATTTGGGATTGGAAATATGTTGTTGCGCTGGTGCTGGTGTGTACCGGGATCTGGTGGGTGAATAAGGCAGGAAAAGTAAGCTAG
- a CDS encoding TRAP transporter small permease: MRKIIKPINAILSTINITILFVIVLCVTWQVMARFIFKSPSIITDELSRLLFICLGLLGGAYTAGQNRHLAIDLLPMSLTGKPKQILFLIIQAIVIIFSLVIMVYGGGTLALDTFESGQTSPALGWQMGYIYLCIPISGLLIIIYTIALVTEELKTPV, encoded by the coding sequence ATGCGTAAAATCATTAAACCCATCAATGCTATTCTCTCAACCATTAATATTACAATATTATTTGTTATTGTTTTATGTGTTACATGGCAGGTGATGGCAAGATTTATATTTAAGAGCCCCAGTATTATCACCGATGAACTCAGCCGCTTACTCTTTATCTGTCTGGGTTTGTTAGGGGGTGCATATACGGCCGGACAAAATCGTCATCTGGCGATTGATTTGTTACCCATGTCACTTACGGGAAAACCAAAGCAAATTTTATTTCTGATAATCCAGGCCATCGTCATTATCTTTTCTCTGGTCATTATGGTCTATGGTGGCGGTACTCTGGCATTAGATACCTTTGAATCCGGGCAGACATCACCTGCGCTTGGCTGGCAAATGGGATATATCTATCTCTGTATTCCCATTAGCGGCTTGTTGATTATCATTTACACCATTGCGCTGGTGACTGAAGAACTCAAAACACCGGTATAA
- the rpsF gene encoding 30S ribosomal protein S6 encodes MRHYEIVFMVHPDQSEQVPGMIERYTGAITAAEGTIHRLEDWGRRQLAYPINKLHKAHYVLLNVEAPQEAIDELETNFRFNDAVIRSMVMRTKHAVTEASPMVKAKDERRERREDFANETADDSEAGDSEE; translated from the coding sequence ATGCGTCATTACGAAATCGTTTTTATGGTCCATCCTGACCAGAGCGAACAGGTTCCGGGTATGATCGAACGTTACACTGGTGCAATCACTGCAGCAGAAGGTACGATCCACCGTCTGGAAGACTGGGGCCGCCGTCAGCTGGCTTATCCGATCAACAAACTGCACAAAGCTCACTACGTTCTGCTGAACGTTGAAGCCCCGCAGGAAGCGATCGATGAGCTGGAAACTAACTTCCGCTTCAACGACGCCGTTATCCGCAGCATGGTAATGCGTACTAAGCACGCTGTTACCGAAGCATCTCCGATGGTTAAAGCGAAAGACGAGCGCCGTGAGCGTCGCGAAGATTTCGCAAACGAAACCGCAGATGATTCCGAAGCTGGGGATTCTGAAGAGTAA
- the ulaD gene encoding 3-keto-L-gulonate-6-phosphate decarboxylase UlaD, with amino-acid sequence MSLPMLQVALDNQSMSSAYETTRLIADEVDIIEVGTILCVAEGVRAVRDLKALYPHKIVLADAKIADAGKILSRMCFEANADWVTVICCADINTTKGALDVAKEFNGDVQIELTGYWTWEQAQEWRDAGIGQVVYHRSRDAQAAGVAWGEADISAIKRLSDMGFKVTVTGGLALEDLPLFKGIPIHVFIAGRSIRDAASPVEAARQFKRSIAQLWG; translated from the coding sequence ATGTCATTACCTATGTTGCAGGTTGCGCTGGATAACCAATCAATGTCTTCTGCATATGAAACGACGCGCCTGATTGCTGATGAAGTGGACATTATTGAAGTCGGCACCATTCTTTGCGTCGCCGAAGGCGTTCGTGCGGTTCGCGACCTGAAAGCGCTGTATCCGCATAAAATCGTGCTGGCGGATGCCAAAATCGCCGATGCGGGCAAAATTCTCTCCCGTATGTGTTTTGAAGCCAATGCTGACTGGGTGACCGTGATCTGCTGTGCGGATATCAACACCACCAAAGGCGCGCTGGATGTGGCGAAAGAGTTTAACGGCGATGTGCAGATCGAACTGACCGGATACTGGACCTGGGAGCAGGCGCAGGAGTGGCGCGACGCGGGTATCGGGCAGGTTGTGTATCACCGCAGTCGCGATGCACAGGCCGCAGGCGTGGCGTGGGGCGAGGCGGACATCAGCGCCATCAAGCGCCTGTCTGATATGGGCTTTAAGGTTACCGTCACCGGCGGCCTGGCGCTGGAAGATCTGCCGTTGTTCAAAGGCATTCCGATTCACGTCTTTATCGCTGGTCGTAGCATTCGTGATGCCGCTTCGCCGGTTGAAGCCGCGCGTCAGTTTAAACGCTCTATTGCCCAGCTTTGGGGCTAA
- a CDS encoding DUF1471 domain-containing protein — protein sequence MKYILITMMAALLLSANALAAIKIDGRQARNMDDVQSLGVIYINHNMATEQEADRALSQQSDAEGAKYFQPILLHEPGSNGLIHASAAIYR from the coding sequence ATGAAATATATCCTCATTACCATGATGGCTGCGCTTTTGCTGAGCGCCAACGCGCTGGCAGCCATCAAAATCGATGGGCGTCAGGCACGCAACATGGACGATGTGCAGAGCCTTGGCGTTATCTATATCAACCACAATATGGCCACTGAGCAAGAAGCCGATCGGGCGCTTAGCCAGCAGAGCGATGCCGAAGGAGCGAAATATTTTCAGCCGATCCTGCTCCATGAGCCAGGAAGCAATGGCCTGATTCATGCCAGTGCAGCTATTTACCGCTAA
- the priB gene encoding primosomal replication protein N produces MTNRLELSGIICRTPLRKVSPSGIPHCQFVLEHRSVQEEAGFHRQAWCQMPVIISGHQNQAITHSITVGSAVIVRGFISCHKAKNGLSKMVLHAEQIELIDSGD; encoded by the coding sequence ATGACCAATCGTCTGGAACTGTCCGGCATAATCTGCAGGACTCCACTTCGTAAGGTCAGCCCGTCAGGAATTCCACACTGCCAGTTCGTGCTTGAGCATCGTTCAGTGCAGGAGGAAGCTGGTTTTCACCGGCAGGCATGGTGCCAAATGCCCGTTATTATTAGCGGACACCAAAACCAAGCCATTACTCACAGTATAACGGTCGGTAGCGCAGTAATCGTTCGAGGGTTCATTTCTTGCCACAAGGCAAAGAACGGCTTGAGCAAAATGGTTCTGCATGCCGAGCAGATTGAATTGATAGATTCTGGAGACTAG
- the rpsR gene encoding 30S ribosomal protein S18, protein MARYFRRRKFCRFTAEGVVEIDYKDIATLKNYITESGKIVPSRITGTRAKYQRQLARCIKRARYLSLLPYTDRHQ, encoded by the coding sequence ATGGCACGTTATTTCCGTCGTCGCAAGTTCTGCCGTTTCACCGCGGAAGGCGTTGTTGAGATCGATTACAAAGACATCGCAACGTTGAAAAACTACATTACCGAAAGCGGTAAAATTGTCCCGAGCCGTATCACCGGTACTCGTGCAAAATACCAGCGCCAGCTGGCTCGCTGCATCAAGCGCGCTCGCTACTTGTCCCTGCTGCCGTATACCGATCGTCATCAGTAA
- the ulaE gene encoding L-ribulose-5-phosphate 3-epimerase UlaE — protein sequence MLSKQIPLGIYEKALPAGECWMERLKLAKKLGFDFVEMSVDETDARLARLDWSREQRLALVNAIAETGVRVPSMCLSAHRRFPLGSEDDAVRAQGLEIMRKAIQFAQDVGIRVIQLAGYDVYYQEANNETRRRFRDGLKESVEMASRAQVTLAMEIMDYPLMNSISKALGYAHYLNNPWFQLYPDIGNLSAWDNDVQMELQAGIGHIVAVHVKDTKPGVFKNVPFGEGVVDFERCFETLKQSGYCGPYLIEMWSETTDDPALEVAKARDWVKARMASAGLVEAA from the coding sequence ATGCTGTCGAAACAAATTCCGCTCGGCATCTATGAAAAAGCGCTCCCCGCTGGGGAGTGCTGGATGGAGCGGCTGAAGCTTGCGAAAAAGCTGGGTTTTGACTTCGTCGAAATGTCGGTGGATGAAACTGATGCCCGACTGGCGCGTCTCGACTGGAGCCGCGAGCAGCGTCTGGCTTTGGTCAACGCGATTGCTGAAACTGGCGTGCGCGTTCCGTCCATGTGCCTGAGTGCTCATCGTCGCTTTCCGCTTGGCAGTGAAGACGACGCAGTACGTGCGCAGGGGCTGGAGATTATGCGTAAAGCGATCCAGTTCGCCCAGGACGTCGGCATTCGCGTGATCCAACTGGCCGGTTACGACGTTTACTATCAGGAAGCCAACAACGAGACGCGTCGTCGGTTTCGTGATGGACTGAAAGAGAGCGTCGAGATGGCAAGCCGCGCGCAGGTGACGCTGGCGATGGAAATTATGGACTATCCGCTGATGAACTCCATCAGCAAGGCGCTGGGCTACGCGCACTACCTGAATAACCCATGGTTCCAGCTCTATCCCGATATCGGCAACCTGTCGGCGTGGGATAACGATGTGCAGATGGAACTCCAGGCGGGGATCGGGCACATCGTGGCGGTGCATGTGAAAGATACCAAACCCGGTGTATTTAAGAATGTGCCGTTTGGTGAAGGGGTTGTCGATTTCGAGCGCTGTTTCGAAACCCTCAAGCAGAGCGGCTATTGCGGGCCGTATCTGATTGAGATGTGGAGTGAGACCACTGACGACCCTGCGCTCGAAGTGGCGAAGGCTCGCGATTGGGTGAAGGCGCGCATGGCAAGCGCCGGTCTGGTGGAGGCGGCGTAA
- a CDS encoding TRAP transporter large permease, protein MDYWLPIVVLFGAFFFMLALGVPIVYAIGLSTLASVTTQLSFVSALSVVSQKLASGLDSFTLLAIPFFILSGNIMNHGGIARRLINFARILGGRLPGSLAHCNILANMLFGAISGSAVASAAAMGGVMHPQQVKEGYDPAFSTAVNVASAPTGLLIPPSNTLIVYSLVSGGTSIAALFLAGYVPGILLGLSLMVVAGILASRRGYARPDRPTLRQAALAVWMAVPSIFLIVLIMGGVLSGIFTPTEASAIAVIYTLFLALVLYREISVKDLPKIFIESVITTSIVLLLIGSSMGMSWAMSNADVPFLILDLLNSISDNPIVILLIINVILLIIGTFMDMTPAVLIFTPIFLPVVGELGMDPIHFGIVMVLNMCIGICTPPVGSVLFVGCSVSKLPINKIIKPMLPFYAVMVLVLALVTYIPQISMALPRALGY, encoded by the coding sequence ATGGACTACTGGCTACCTATTGTTGTGTTATTTGGCGCATTCTTTTTTATGCTGGCGCTGGGAGTACCTATTGTTTACGCTATCGGATTATCTACACTCGCTTCGGTGACAACACAGCTTAGTTTTGTTTCCGCCTTAAGCGTTGTATCGCAAAAATTAGCTTCCGGGCTGGATAGCTTTACCCTGCTGGCGATACCGTTTTTTATTCTCTCCGGCAATATTATGAATCATGGCGGCATTGCCCGACGGCTGATTAATTTTGCGCGTATTCTTGGAGGCAGGCTTCCCGGTTCACTTGCGCACTGCAATATTCTGGCAAATATGCTCTTTGGCGCTATTTCTGGTTCTGCCGTGGCCTCTGCCGCTGCGATGGGCGGCGTCATGCATCCGCAGCAGGTCAAAGAGGGATATGACCCCGCCTTCAGCACGGCAGTGAACGTCGCATCTGCGCCAACAGGTTTGCTGATCCCACCGAGTAATACCTTAATTGTCTATTCTCTGGTGAGCGGCGGGACCTCTATTGCCGCACTATTTCTGGCCGGTTACGTACCGGGAATTCTGCTAGGCCTGTCTCTGATGGTTGTGGCCGGTATACTGGCTTCCCGTCGTGGTTATGCACGACCAGACCGCCCTACATTACGCCAGGCGGCTCTCGCAGTATGGATGGCCGTGCCGAGTATTTTTCTCATCGTGTTGATTATGGGAGGCGTGCTGAGCGGAATATTCACGCCGACAGAAGCCTCAGCGATTGCGGTCATTTACACCCTGTTTCTGGCATTGGTCCTTTACCGTGAAATATCGGTAAAAGATTTACCAAAAATATTCATTGAATCTGTCATTACGACATCAATAGTTTTGTTATTGATCGGCTCCTCAATGGGAATGTCATGGGCCATGTCAAATGCGGACGTCCCATTTCTGATTCTGGATCTGCTGAACTCCATATCAGACAACCCGATTGTTATCTTGCTTATTATTAATGTCATTTTATTGATCATCGGTACTTTTATGGATATGACGCCAGCGGTACTGATCTTCACGCCTATATTCTTACCGGTTGTCGGCGAGTTGGGAATGGATCCGATTCACTTTGGTATCGTCATGGTACTGAATATGTGTATTGGTATTTGCACACCACCCGTAGGCAGCGTGTTATTCGTCGGATGTAGCGTATCTAAACTGCCTATTAATAAAATTATCAAGCCAATGCTACCATTTTATGCCGTGATGGTTCTGGTGTTAGCCCTGGTGACCTATATTCCACAGATTAGCATGGCCTTGCCGCGTGCGCTGGGATATTAA